A DNA window from Chryseobacterium sp. MEBOG06 contains the following coding sequences:
- the dcm gene encoding DNA (cytosine-5-)-methyltransferase: protein MELELVEKISLEEINDKTYKTKLIESLDYGKASLTHYLHNSKNGISKYYKKGAHQYLKHLLELKYPEVEVTNSVAENAMEYLLFNYKIENIPFPSPEEPEFRFIDLFAGIGGFRLASQNLGGNCVFSSEWDEFAQKTYASNFGESPFGDITKNETKKFIPKNYDLLCAGFPCQPFSYAGLKQGFDETRGTLFFDILEILKNTTPKMFLLENVKGLKSHDGGQTLRVIENSLTELGYTIKWEILNSYDFGLPQYRERWYCVGFRDKVDFEFPKGNKRGVKLKSIIDTEANSDRKLKLTPFEIERIEFHFKSNEERVQHDNSKYKPNTKKGKHGVFSYQKPDGALRFHIGDIAKTQIQEAFYACQETYAPTIIANRVPKLWDLQRKLSVLEAQRLQGYPDNFKFPVSDNQAYKQLGNSVAVPVLEAIIKKMLETTK from the coding sequence ATGGAATTAGAATTAGTAGAAAAGATATCATTAGAAGAAATTAATGACAAAACCTATAAAACTAAATTAATCGAAAGCCTTGATTATGGAAAAGCGTCATTGACACATTATCTGCATAATAGTAAAAACGGGATATCGAAATATTACAAAAAAGGTGCACATCAGTACTTAAAACATTTATTAGAATTGAAATACCCTGAGGTTGAAGTAACTAATTCTGTTGCCGAAAATGCAATGGAGTATCTATTATTCAATTATAAAATAGAAAATATTCCATTTCCATCGCCAGAGGAACCTGAATTTAGGTTTATTGATTTATTTGCAGGAATTGGTGGTTTTAGATTAGCATCTCAAAATCTTGGTGGAAATTGTGTTTTCTCAAGTGAATGGGATGAATTTGCACAAAAAACTTATGCATCTAACTTTGGTGAATCTCCATTTGGAGATATTACCAAAAACGAGACAAAAAAATTTATTCCAAAAAACTACGACCTTTTATGTGCAGGTTTTCCTTGTCAACCTTTTAGCTATGCAGGTTTAAAACAAGGATTCGACGAAACTAGAGGAACGCTATTTTTTGACATCTTGGAAATCTTAAAGAATACTACTCCCAAAATGTTTCTATTAGAGAATGTTAAAGGTCTTAAATCTCATGATGGTGGGCAAACACTAAGAGTAATTGAAAACTCGCTTACTGAATTAGGATATACTATAAAGTGGGAAATATTAAACAGCTACGATTTTGGATTGCCTCAATATCGTGAAAGATGGTATTGTGTGGGATTTAGAGATAAAGTTGATTTTGAATTCCCCAAAGGTAACAAGAGGGGTGTAAAGCTTAAATCTATTATAGATACTGAGGCAAATAGCGACAGAAAATTGAAATTAACGCCATTTGAAATTGAGCGAATAGAATTTCACTTTAAATCAAATGAAGAACGTGTTCAACACGACAATTCAAAATATAAGCCCAACACAAAAAAAGGGAAGCATGGTGTTTTTTCCTACCAAAAGCCTGATGGAGCTTTAAGATTTCATATTGGTGATATTGCAAAAACACAAATACAAGAAGCCTTTTATGCTTGTCAGGAAACTTATGCTCCTACAATTATTGCTAACAGAGTACCTAAATTGTGGGATTTACAAAGAAAATTATCGGTATTAGAAGCACAACGTTTGCAAGGGTATCCTGATAACTTCAAATTCCCTGTTTCGGATAATCAAGCCTACAAACAACTTGGAAACTCTGTTGCAGTTCCTGTTTTGGAAGCAATAATCAAAAAAATGTTAGAAACAACTAAATAG
- a CDS encoding McrB family protein, translating to MKYLSKSTVFESWKNIIEQGEISRASLNKFFGILEILRHLNIKTGNSVESNYQYNVFSSHLSSSLQDKFFFDEDNKKAFTSQDTLNIIFPNYWASNVFQILLKSNQLPLKNVACICLQNEEFEDDFSYEDIIEKFLNIYHLTDVFNVYFTLQNEINIDFSSSILDRNSLFSDLKNHFNITDNSKFTLGFDSSLITANPGELTRGPFIQPLYSGQENLKCLLIANFNITEYYKIGRTENSIADNFSHETSLSHQIIFYGSPGTGKSREIEIRTNGHNRTRTTFHPETDYHSFVGSYKPVMDGINIKYEFVPQAFTKAYCNAWLNPEQPYFLVIEEINRGNCAQIFGDLFQCLDRDDNGFSKYEINCDKDLANYLKFVFESSVNTEAVESYKAIIQTEDFDKIILPNNLYILATMNTSDQSLFPMDSAFKRRWDWEFVPINYDDANSLNIVIGDSTYNWGKFIENINPKIKELTGSEDKQLGNRFVNPKDRNITFDQFRSKVLFYLWSEVYKDEFGTQSSIFKYELEENNPIDFQFGELYNGNATDIVKAFLKFNGLEPEQ from the coding sequence ATGAAGTATTTATCAAAATCAACAGTTTTTGAATCTTGGAAAAATATTATTGAGCAAGGGGAGATTAGCCGGGCTTCTTTAAACAAATTCTTTGGAATACTTGAGATTTTAAGACATTTGAATATTAAAACTGGAAATTCTGTTGAGTCGAATTATCAGTACAATGTCTTTTCTAGTCATTTATCGAGCTCTTTACAAGATAAATTCTTTTTTGATGAGGACAATAAAAAGGCTTTTACTTCACAAGACACATTGAATATTATATTTCCAAACTACTGGGCTTCTAATGTTTTTCAAATTTTGTTAAAAAGCAATCAACTTCCATTGAAAAATGTAGCTTGTATTTGTTTACAGAATGAAGAATTTGAAGATGATTTTTCTTACGAAGATATTATTGAAAAATTTCTTAATATTTATCATCTAACGGATGTATTTAATGTTTATTTTACTCTTCAAAATGAGATAAATATTGATTTCTCATCTTCTATACTAGACAGAAACTCTTTATTTTCAGATTTAAAAAATCATTTCAATATTACGGATAATTCAAAATTCACATTAGGATTTGATAGTAGTCTTATTACTGCAAACCCTGGAGAATTAACAAGAGGTCCATTTATTCAGCCTCTTTATTCAGGTCAGGAGAACCTGAAATGTTTATTAATTGCTAATTTCAATATCACAGAATATTATAAAATTGGAAGAACTGAAAACTCTATTGCAGATAATTTCAGTCATGAAACCTCACTATCTCATCAAATCATTTTCTATGGCTCTCCCGGAACAGGAAAAAGTCGAGAAATTGAAATAAGAACAAATGGTCATAATCGAACAAGAACAACATTCCATCCTGAAACAGATTATCATTCTTTTGTAGGAAGCTATAAGCCTGTAATGGACGGAATCAACATCAAATATGAATTTGTTCCGCAAGCATTTACAAAAGCATATTGCAATGCTTGGCTAAATCCTGAACAGCCATATTTTCTAGTCATTGAAGAAATTAACAGGGGAAATTGTGCTCAAATTTTCGGAGACTTATTTCAATGTTTAGATAGGGATGATAATGGCTTTTCAAAGTATGAAATCAATTGTGACAAGGATTTAGCAAATTATCTAAAATTTGTATTTGAAAGTTCTGTCAATACGGAAGCAGTGGAAAGCTACAAAGCGATAATTCAAACAGAAGATTTTGATAAAATCATTCTGCCAAATAATCTTTACATTTTGGCAACGATGAACACTTCTGACCAATCTTTATTCCCAATGGATAGTGCATTCAAAAGACGTTGGGATTGGGAGTTTGTACCAATCAATTATGATGATGCGAATTCTTTAAACATCGTTATCGGAGATAGTACATATAATTGGGGTAAATTTATAGAGAACATCAATCCGAAAATTAAAGAACTGACAGGTAGTGAAGACAAACAACTTGGAAACCGCTTTGTAAACCCTAAAGACAGAAATATAACATTCGACCAATTCAGGTCTAAAGTCTTGTTTTATTTATGGTCAGAAGTTTACAAAGATGAATTTGGAACTCAAAGTTCAATTTTTAAATATGAACTCGAAGAAAATAATCCAATAGATTTCCAATTTGGAGAACTTTATAACGGAAATGCGACAGATATTGTAAAAGCATTTTTGAAATTCAACGGATTAGAACCTGAACAATGA
- a CDS encoding LlaJI family restriction endonuclease, producing the protein MIILFEEYHYKTEDLSKFLTERYYFPINGIESKINFVGYYFNPQINEGKGDVIIIFPKVFINEHNLAFDEFTPESLINPTFETTQRLTETGKDKLIFEISTWLYRAIQQFNRRHFYNSISENQFINQIVTNLDENSSTELDIILSLLRFHKENQDLFTFIAKTAHSQQNKINWHKTINKKQPIIHNNQPIYVDLATTRKRVNDDEELLILFYSTLNHIKEKYAFNFQIPQNYTLIKGHQFETVLRRGCRLLKNIKYKYFSDKMICLYNLLFTYFERSERTQSKKQIEEILLIKDFNIVFEDMIDDLIGDSTLFSELKNHADGKQVDHIYKYKSLLIEDEIYFVGDSKYYKPQNSVGKNSKAKQFTYARNVIQYNIDLFNKGDLDQRIRYRENETEGYNITPNFFISAFVNKDFDFSKSYLNETGKPIMQFHFENRLFDRDTLFVQSYNINFLFVLSGYLSRNSTLKNNFKKDTQKIFREKLVTFINEKYQFYKVKPIEENFIYKHFKLLNGKIYKPSQLENEVILAFEKGSDIDGVILQIQAELEESAEYKLN; encoded by the coding sequence ATGATAATATTATTTGAAGAATATCATTACAAAACGGAAGACCTTTCAAAATTTTTAACTGAAAGGTACTACTTTCCTATTAATGGTATTGAATCAAAAATCAACTTTGTTGGGTATTACTTCAATCCGCAGATAAATGAGGGAAAAGGCGATGTTATCATCATATTTCCGAAAGTTTTTATCAATGAACATAATCTAGCTTTTGATGAGTTTACGCCAGAATCTTTAATCAATCCAACATTTGAAACAACACAAAGATTAACTGAAACAGGAAAAGACAAGCTGATTTTTGAAATTTCAACTTGGTTATATCGGGCAATTCAGCAATTCAACAGAAGACATTTTTACAATTCGATTTCAGAAAATCAATTTATCAATCAAATTGTAACCAATTTGGATGAAAATTCAAGTACTGAGCTTGACATTATTTTAAGTTTATTGAGGTTTCATAAGGAAAATCAGGACTTATTTACCTTCATTGCAAAAACAGCACACTCACAACAAAACAAAATCAATTGGCACAAAACTATTAACAAAAAACAGCCAATTATTCATAATAACCAGCCAATTTATGTTGATTTAGCAACAACAAGAAAAAGAGTAAATGATGACGAAGAGTTACTCATACTTTTTTATTCAACGCTAAATCACATTAAAGAAAAGTATGCGTTTAATTTTCAAATCCCTCAAAATTATACTCTAATTAAAGGGCATCAATTTGAGACGGTTTTAAGAAGAGGATGCAGATTATTGAAAAATATTAAGTACAAATACTTTTCGGACAAAATGATTTGTCTGTACAATTTGCTATTTACCTACTTTGAACGAAGTGAAAGAACCCAATCTAAGAAACAAATTGAAGAAATTCTTCTAATCAAGGATTTTAATATTGTATTCGAGGATATGATTGATGATTTAATCGGAGATAGTACGTTATTTTCCGAATTAAAAAATCACGCTGACGGAAAACAGGTTGACCATATTTACAAATATAAATCACTTCTGATTGAAGATGAAATCTATTTTGTTGGAGACAGTAAATATTATAAACCTCAAAATAGCGTAGGGAAAAATTCAAAGGCAAAACAATTTACTTATGCCAGAAATGTAATTCAGTATAATATTGATTTATTTAATAAAGGAGATTTAGACCAAAGAATAAGATACAGAGAAAACGAAACGGAAGGATATAACATCACTCCGAATTTTTTCATTTCTGCCTTTGTAAATAAAGATTTTGATTTTTCTAAATCATATTTGAACGAGACAGGAAAACCAATAATGCAATTTCATTTCGAAAACCGACTTTTCGATAGGGATACATTATTTGTTCAATCATACAACATCAATTTCTTGTTTGTGCTTTCGGGCTATCTATCAAGAAATTCAACTTTGAAAAACAATTTTAAAAAAGATACGCAAAAAATATTCAGAGAAAAGTTAGTAACTTTTATCAATGAAAAATATCAGTTTTATAAAGTCAAACCGATTGAAGAGAATTTCATCTATAAGCATTTTAAACTGCTAAATGGCAAAATTTACAAGCCGTCACAACTTGAAAACGAAGTCATTTTAGCCTTTGAAAAAGGCTCTGACATTGATGGAGTAATTTTACAAATTCAAGCTGAATTAGAAGAAAGTGCTGAGTACAAACTGAATTAA
- a CDS encoding serine/threonine-protein kinase: MPLGLHTTELNFETTKEIGQEGKNSQVFLAHDKQLDGEIVVKKIEKSKIINPTEYYEEAKKLYASSHSNVVKVNYGCSDTDYIYIAMPYYKNGSLKSLIATKNLTIREIIRYSIQFLSGLHHIHSKGLIHFDVKPDNILISDNDEALLSDFGLTKAMNSFGFASPEQIYSKQVPPETFTSSDKTIHFDIYLAGLTIYRLLNGEECFHNQLHSFKTQPDYINAITTGRFPDRTDYLPHIPLKLQRVVNKAMNLNIADRHQTVLELINELSDIDENLDWRFSQTPVIHTWERDNGTHTYKVVVDFGNPKNISILTTKTNNSTAREQRETSHCHNNLTNSNVFSKIKQALKL; the protein is encoded by the coding sequence ATGCCATTAGGACTACATACAACGGAGCTAAATTTTGAAACAACAAAAGAGATAGGTCAGGAAGGGAAAAACTCACAGGTGTTTTTAGCACACGACAAACAACTTGACGGAGAAATTGTCGTTAAAAAAATTGAGAAAAGTAAAATTATTAATCCCACGGAGTATTACGAAGAAGCGAAAAAGCTTTATGCATCCTCACATAGTAATGTTGTTAAGGTAAATTATGGTTGTTCAGATACTGACTATATTTATATAGCTATGCCATACTATAAGAATGGCTCACTTAAATCACTTATTGCTACAAAAAACCTAACAATTAGAGAAATTATTCGTTATTCAATACAGTTCTTATCAGGATTACATCATATTCATTCAAAAGGATTAATTCATTTTGACGTTAAACCTGATAATATTTTGATTTCCGATAATGATGAAGCTCTTTTATCTGATTTTGGATTGACAAAGGCAATGAACAGTTTTGGATTTGCTTCACCTGAACAAATTTATAGTAAACAAGTTCCTCCTGAAACTTTTACAAGTTCCGACAAAACCATTCATTTTGATATTTATTTAGCAGGACTAACTATATATAGATTACTAAATGGGGAAGAATGTTTTCATAATCAACTACATAGCTTTAAAACCCAACCTGATTACATAAATGCAATAACTACGGGAAGGTTCCCTGATAGAACAGATTATCTCCCCCATATCCCATTAAAACTGCAAAGAGTTGTAAATAAAGCAATGAATCTAAATATTGCAGATAGACACCAAACTGTTTTGGAATTAATAAATGAATTGAGTGATATAGATGAAAATTTAGACTGGAGGTTTTCACAAACACCAGTAATTCATACTTGGGAGCGAGATAATGGTACTCACACATATAAAGTGGTGGTAGATTTTGGAAATCCAAAAAACATTAGTATACTTACGACTAAAACAAATAATTCTACTGCTAGAGAACAACGTGAAACATCTCATTGTCACAATAATTTGACTAATTCTAACGTTTTTTCTAAAATAAAGCAAGCATTGAAATTGTGA
- a CDS encoding DUF4304 domain-containing protein, with protein MEKQELTNIITESLKPLGYKKKGNYWIKNREEVNTMVNLQKSQYGNYLYINYGYILNSIPLDGLMMHIYKRVATTDKVENKLIHDLLNFEFDISDSDREEELKRILNQYLVIPITTIETETDILKELKEEPDLDMTPGSVRRHFNLL; from the coding sequence ATGGAAAAACAGGAACTTACAAATATAATTACCGAAAGTTTAAAGCCTCTAGGCTACAAAAAGAAAGGAAATTATTGGATTAAGAATAGGGAAGAAGTTAATACAATGGTTAATTTACAGAAATCACAATATGGAAACTACCTTTATATTAATTATGGATATATTTTAAATTCAATTCCCTTGGATGGATTGATGATGCATATTTATAAGAGAGTTGCAACAACAGATAAAGTAGAAAATAAATTAATTCATGATTTATTAAATTTTGAATTTGATATTTCCGATTCTGATAGAGAGGAGGAATTAAAAAGAATTTTAAATCAATATTTGGTTATTCCTATTACGACCATTGAAACAGAAACAGACATTTTAAAAGAGTTAAAAGAGGAGCCGGATTTAGATATGACTCCAGGATCAGTAAGGAGACACTTTAATTTACTATAA
- a CDS encoding DUF4304 domain-containing protein — MDILKEIIKSITPFLKEKGYSKKGNSFHLKSDNNFGIINFQKSQDGNKDEVKFTINFGVYSDLLGKFVDFDYDASKVPDVWSCHWQARIGQFMPSNPDHWWSIKASDSLNSINSILISNIQNIILPEIDKRLTDESLMKSLIKGDFIRSTAVEEFKYLTIFLKAKGDIEALNKAVEKFMQQPDGKKYPDIVKEHLEEIDYSN, encoded by the coding sequence ATGGACATTTTAAAAGAAATTATAAAATCTATTACTCCATTTCTCAAAGAAAAAGGATATAGTAAAAAAGGAAATAGTTTTCACTTAAAGTCAGATAACAATTTTGGAATTATAAATTTTCAAAAAAGCCAAGATGGTAATAAAGATGAAGTAAAATTCACAATTAATTTTGGTGTGTATTCAGATCTTTTAGGAAAATTTGTAGATTTTGATTATGATGCTTCAAAAGTACCAGATGTATGGTCATGTCATTGGCAGGCCAGAATTGGTCAGTTTATGCCTAGCAATCCTGACCATTGGTGGTCTATTAAGGCGTCAGATTCTCTTAATAGCATCAATTCTATTCTCATCTCTAATATTCAAAATATTATTTTACCTGAAATTGATAAACGCTTAACAGATGAAAGTCTTATGAAGAGTTTGATAAAAGGAGATTTTATTAGATCAACAGCTGTCGAAGAATTTAAATATTTAACCATATTTTTAAAAGCTAAAGGAGATATTGAAGCCTTGAATAAAGCTGTTGAAAAATTCATGCAACAACCAGACGGTAAGAAATATCCTGATATAGTTAAAGAACATTTGGAGGAAATAGATTATAGTAATTAA
- a CDS encoding DUF4304 domain-containing protein → MIKLLDDIFITAGFKRKGNNWVMNGEEINKIINLQKSQYNNSFYINYGYVINRLPLNGFVNHVDNRLSSASNLEDIRISENMRITYLLSLESDIADNDRLVQLKELINDKVLTEMNSTNNEQDLLSILKNGITSK, encoded by the coding sequence TTGATCAAACTTTTAGATGACATATTTATTACGGCTGGATTTAAAAGGAAGGGTAATAATTGGGTAATGAATGGAGAAGAAATTAATAAGATAATTAATCTTCAAAAATCCCAGTATAATAATTCATTTTATATTAATTATGGTTATGTAATAAATAGGTTACCATTAAACGGTTTTGTAAATCATGTAGATAATCGTTTAAGTTCAGCAAGCAATTTAGAAGATATACGAATATCAGAAAATATGAGAATAACCTATTTATTGAGTCTAGAATCAGACATAGCGGATAATGACAGGCTTGTTCAGTTGAAAGAACTCATAAATGATAAAGTATTAACTGAAATGAATTCCACAAACAATGAGCAGGATTTATTAAGCATTTTAAAAAATGGAATTACTTCTAAGTAA